Proteins encoded in a region of the Deefgea piscis genome:
- the ubiD gene encoding 4-hydroxy-3-polyprenylbenzoate decarboxylase, with the protein MKYHDLRDFMAQLEVQGELKRIQIPVSPQLEMTELCDRILRAQGPAVLFENVPGHTMPVLANLFGTPRRVALGMGAQEVSALREIGHTLAYLKEPEPPKGFKDAWDKLPLLKQVLNMAPKEVRKGLCQENVIAGTDVDLTQLPIQHCWPGDIAPLITWGLVVTRGPNKKRQNLGIYRQQLIAKNQLIMRWLAHRGGALDFREHAKQNPGVDYPVAVVLGCDPATILGAVTPVPDSLSEYQFAGLLRGSKTELVKCIGSDLQVPASAEIILEGVLKACETGYSGFSEHGTPLKEVNGFLHALEGPYGDHTGYYNEQDWFPVFEVERITSRPDPIYHSTYTGKPPDEPAILGVALNEVFVPILQKQFPEIVDFYLPPEGCSYRMAIVSIKKQYPGHAKRIMFGVWSYLRQFMYTKYIIIVDDDVDCRDWKEVIWAITTRMDPVRDTTLVEHTPIDYLDFASPISGLGGKMGLDATNKMPGETHREWGRVIERDAGAVARINAIWNDLGLK; encoded by the coding sequence ATGAAGTACCATGATTTGCGTGATTTTATGGCGCAGCTGGAAGTGCAAGGCGAATTAAAGCGGATTCAGATTCCGGTTTCGCCTCAATTAGAAATGACTGAGCTGTGTGACCGTATTTTGCGCGCCCAAGGCCCTGCCGTTTTATTTGAAAATGTACCCGGTCATACGATGCCAGTATTGGCAAATCTGTTTGGTACGCCGCGCCGCGTGGCGCTAGGGATGGGGGCACAAGAAGTCTCCGCGCTCAGAGAGATTGGTCATACTTTGGCCTATCTAAAAGAGCCTGAACCGCCAAAGGGCTTTAAAGATGCGTGGGATAAACTGCCACTGCTCAAGCAAGTGCTCAATATGGCGCCCAAAGAAGTACGCAAAGGGCTTTGCCAAGAAAACGTGATTGCCGGAACGGATGTCGACCTGACACAACTGCCGATTCAACATTGCTGGCCGGGTGATATTGCACCGCTGATTACATGGGGCTTGGTCGTCACCCGTGGGCCGAATAAAAAGCGGCAAAATCTGGGTATTTATCGGCAGCAATTAATTGCAAAAAACCAATTAATTATGCGCTGGCTGGCTCATCGTGGCGGCGCATTGGATTTTCGTGAGCATGCCAAACAAAACCCAGGCGTGGACTACCCCGTCGCCGTGGTGTTAGGTTGCGATCCAGCGACCATTCTTGGCGCAGTGACGCCGGTACCGGATTCACTGAGTGAATACCAATTTGCGGGACTGTTGCGCGGCAGCAAAACCGAGTTGGTCAAATGCATCGGTTCTGATTTACAAGTGCCAGCCAGCGCAGAAATCATTCTCGAAGGCGTGCTTAAAGCCTGCGAAACAGGATATAGCGGTTTTTCTGAGCATGGCACTCCGCTAAAAGAAGTGAATGGTTTCTTGCATGCCCTAGAAGGCCCGTATGGCGATCACACGGGTTATTACAATGAGCAAGATTGGTTTCCAGTGTTTGAAGTTGAGCGCATCACCAGTCGGCCGGATCCGATTTATCACAGCACCTACACCGGCAAACCGCCAGATGAACCGGCAATTTTGGGCGTGGCACTGAATGAAGTCTTTGTGCCTATTTTGCAAAAACAATTTCCAGAAATTGTTGATTTTTATCTGCCCCCCGAAGGCTGCAGCTATCGGATGGCGATTGTATCGATCAAAAAACAATATCCAGGCCATGCTAAACGCATTATGTTTGGTGTTTGGTCTTATTTGCGTCAGTTTATGTACACTAAATACATCATTATTGTTGATGATGATGTCGATTGCCGCGATTGGAAAGAAGTCATTTGGGCCATTACCACCAGAATGGATCCAGTACGTGACACCACGCTGGTTGAGCATACTCCGATCGATTATCTGGACTTTGCCAGTCCAATTTCGGGTTTGGGCGGCAAAATGGGCTTGGATGCCACCAATAAAATGCCCGGTGAAACCCATAGGGAATGGGGGCGGGTGATTGAGCGTGACGCTGGCGCTGTCGCCAGAATTAATGCGATTTGGAATGATTTAGGTTTGAAATAA
- a CDS encoding D-hexose-6-phosphate mutarotase → MKQIETMLAQVNGVRLTTSSAYYQTEGEGLALLVVENTLGSAVLALQGAHLISYIPAQGQDLLWLSPNAIFKPAKAIRGGIPLCMPWFGGHPDGLPSHGFARAMDWQLRSAQNLADGGTELVLCLQDNEQTLAIWPHAFEFELTVRVGRCLDLSLKIENRSDTSLPYTYAFHSYFAVEDYTQVAVQGLAGCEYIDTVGEHVRLLQTGDMTFSGTTDRVYLNVPAEQKIVTAQRSIQIVSDTHSAVVWNPGAHAANIGDLGAGVNQTFVCVERGNVFDNGLLLAAGETHTATMSLSA, encoded by the coding sequence ATGAAGCAAATCGAAACAATGTTAGCGCAAGTCAATGGTGTACGCCTGACAACGTCTAGTGCTTATTATCAAACCGAGGGCGAGGGCTTAGCCCTATTGGTGGTTGAAAATACCTTGGGCTCGGCCGTGTTGGCGCTGCAAGGCGCGCACTTGATTTCATACATTCCTGCGCAAGGCCAAGATTTGCTTTGGCTGTCACCCAATGCCATTTTTAAGCCAGCTAAAGCAATTCGCGGTGGCATTCCGCTGTGTATGCCATGGTTTGGTGGCCACCCTGATGGCTTGCCTTCACATGGTTTTGCCCGTGCCATGGATTGGCAGTTGCGCTCAGCGCAAAATTTAGCTGATGGTGGTACCGAGCTGGTTTTATGCTTGCAAGACAATGAACAAACCTTGGCGATTTGGCCACATGCGTTTGAGTTTGAATTGACTGTTCGAGTAGGGCGTTGCTTGGATTTAAGTTTAAAAATCGAAAATCGAAGCGATACATCTCTACCGTATACCTACGCGTTCCATAGCTACTTTGCAGTTGAAGACTATACCCAGGTTGCTGTGCAAGGTTTGGCGGGTTGCGAATATATTGATACCGTCGGTGAGCATGTCCGCTTATTGCAAACGGGCGATATGACTTTTTCTGGTACCACCGATCGGGTGTATTTAAATGTGCCAGCCGAGCAAAAAATTGTGACTGCTCAGCGTAGCATTCAAATTGTTAGCGATACGCACAGTGCTGTTGTTTGGAATCCGGGCGCACATGCGGCCAATATTGGCGATCTTGGCGCGGGTGTGAATCAAACTTTTGTCTGTGTTGAACGCGGCAATGTGTTTGATAATGGCTTATTGCTCGCCGCAGGTGAAACGCATACCGCGACCATGAGCTTATCGGCTTAA
- a CDS encoding MaoC family dehydratase: MTRFLNQIAVGDSDEFRKTLTETDVVLFAGLSGDNNPMHIDEEFASQTPFAGRIAHGMLTASLISTVIGTKLPGPGCIYMGQNLRFVKPVRIGDTVTARVTVLEVLLDKQRVKLLTECWVKGEVVLTGDALVWVPDQK, from the coding sequence ATGACTCGATTTTTGAATCAAATCGCCGTTGGTGATTCAGATGAATTTCGTAAAACGCTGACTGAAACCGATGTTGTGTTATTTGCAGGACTCAGTGGTGACAATAACCCGATGCATATTGATGAAGAGTTTGCCAGCCAAACTCCGTTTGCTGGGCGAATTGCCCATGGGATGTTAACCGCCAGTTTGATTTCAACCGTGATTGGCACAAAATTGCCCGGCCCGGGTTGCATTTATATGGGGCAAAATTTGCGCTTTGTGAAGCCAGTACGGATTGGCGATACGGTGACTGCGCGGGTCACGGTGCTTGAAGTTCTGCTTGATAAACAAAGAGTGAAATTATTGACCGAATGCTGGGTTAAAGGCGAAGTCGTTCTGACTGGGGATGCCTTGGTCTGGGTACCCGATCAAAAGTAA
- a CDS encoding dienelactone hydrolase family protein, producing the protein MKIVLSFFLLLVSVSTAAEEVVINSGKVSLAGFFLAPPKPMGPAILLLHGCNRLDQNQASNHERLMKMASLLQEMNFGILMLDEDGPKGKRQGCFSSRNKRKNTGLRANDAQIAIAWLKARNEVDASRIAVIGWSDGASTVLALMNRREPGVKSAVAFYPNCQMFLGRSPYRVAAPTLLLVGEEGKKSTAESCRRLGEKSGQDLFHQVSYPDAEHDFADAEVFKNKAQMNKLVDRRANPNSFAAQDAWRRSFKWISRWFDPERSIQGIPPSTLP; encoded by the coding sequence ATGAAAATTGTTCTGAGTTTTTTCTTATTACTAGTTTCCGTCTCTACTGCTGCAGAAGAAGTGGTCATTAATTCTGGCAAGGTGAGCCTTGCTGGCTTTTTTCTTGCCCCGCCCAAACCAATGGGGCCGGCGATCTTGCTTTTGCATGGTTGTAATCGTTTGGATCAAAACCAAGCGTCCAATCATGAGCGGTTGATGAAAATGGCATCGTTATTGCAAGAAATGAATTTTGGCATTTTGATGCTCGACGAAGATGGCCCAAAAGGAAAACGCCAAGGCTGTTTTTCTAGCCGTAATAAACGAAAAAACACTGGCTTAAGAGCCAATGATGCGCAGATTGCCATTGCTTGGCTTAAAGCGAGAAACGAAGTTGATGCTAGCCGAATTGCGGTGATTGGCTGGTCTGATGGTGCTAGCACGGTGCTGGCATTAATGAATCGACGAGAGCCTGGGGTTAAATCCGCCGTAGCATTTTATCCCAACTGCCAAATGTTTTTAGGTCGCTCACCTTATCGTGTGGCGGCTCCCACCTTATTGCTTGTTGGGGAAGAAGGGAAAAAAAGCACTGCCGAATCTTGTCGGCGCTTAGGTGAAAAATCAGGGCAAGACCTATTTCATCAAGTGAGTTATCCCGATGCGGAGCATGACTTTGCAGATGCTGAAGTATTCAAAAACAAAGCACAAATGAATAAATTAGTTGATAGACGCGCCAATCCCAATTCCTTTGCGGCACAAGACGCTTGGCGACGCTCGTTTAAATGGATTTCGCGCTGGTTTGATCCTGAGCGCAGTATTCAAGGCATTCCACCGAGCACTTTGCCTTAA
- a CDS encoding DUF4870 domain-containing protein: MSVEFGADIERIDFVHRARCGKVADLVLSSKLLLMQPSFLPQTAISQHSKNVALLVYLFTLFFSVIPGLVVYVFLRDDAFVLSTGKEALNWSITMLLCSFVLSLIPFVGWLLAGVLYCIHVICCILGAINARKGWLYRFPFALRLIA, translated from the coding sequence ATGAGCGTCGAGTTTGGCGCAGACATTGAGCGTATTGACTTTGTTCATCGTGCTCGCTGTGGTAAAGTCGCAGACCTCGTTTTGTCTTCAAAGCTCTTACTGATGCAGCCTTCTTTTTTGCCGCAAACTGCAATTTCTCAGCACAGTAAAAATGTGGCGCTCTTAGTCTATCTCTTCACTTTGTTTTTCAGCGTTATTCCAGGCTTAGTGGTGTATGTATTTTTGCGTGATGACGCTTTTGTCTTGAGCACAGGTAAAGAAGCACTCAATTGGTCGATTACAATGCTGCTTTGTAGTTTTGTATTGAGCCTAATTCCGTTTGTTGGCTGGCTGCTTGCGGGGGTGCTGTATTGTATACATGTTATTTGTTGTATTTTGGGAGCCATTAATGCAAGAAAAGGGTGGCTTTATCGATTTCCTTTTGCACTACGTTTGATTGCTTAA
- a CDS encoding enoyl-CoA hydratase-related protein translates to MDQTIYCNIDQRGIATVTLNRPATRNAIDEVMISELTAHLIALQQDSQIRAVILQATGHCFCSGADLNWMKRGASADADLNFEDAIQLATLLRTLDRLPVPTIARVHGPALGIGLGIISCCDLAICTKNAWFMIPETRLGLIPAIVGPYIMNRIGSNAARRYFLTAEKFNSVVALQIGLMNEQHQDDEHMDAHIEHWISEIGKNSPHALAATKRLITSVNHRAIDDAMISDTAHRIAHIRTHEEAQEGLNAYLEQRAPYWQTQINSQ, encoded by the coding sequence ATGGATCAAACAATCTATTGCAATATCGATCAACGCGGTATTGCAACAGTGACCCTAAACCGCCCCGCCACCCGCAATGCCATTGATGAAGTGATGATTAGCGAGCTCACAGCCCACTTAATTGCTTTGCAGCAAGATAGCCAAATCAGAGCCGTTATTCTTCAAGCCACTGGTCATTGTTTTTGCAGTGGTGCCGATTTAAATTGGATGAAGCGAGGTGCATCAGCAGATGCCGACCTTAATTTTGAAGATGCCATTCAGTTAGCAACCTTATTGCGCACACTAGATCGACTTCCGGTTCCAACAATCGCCCGAGTTCATGGCCCAGCCCTAGGCATTGGCCTCGGTATTATCTCATGCTGTGATTTAGCTATTTGTACCAAAAATGCATGGTTTATGATCCCTGAAACGAGGCTAGGCCTCATTCCTGCCATTGTTGGGCCTTATATCATGAACCGGATTGGCAGTAACGCAGCGCGCCGGTATTTTTTGACCGCCGAAAAATTCAATAGCGTCGTTGCCCTGCAAATTGGATTAATGAATGAGCAGCATCAAGATGATGAGCATATGGATGCACATATTGAACACTGGATCAGTGAAATTGGGAAAAATAGCCCACATGCACTGGCGGCAACTAAACGATTAATCACTTCGGTCAACCATCGTGCGATTGATGATGCCATGATCTCGGATACCGCACATCGAATCGCCCATATTCGGACTCACGAAGAAGCGCAAGAAGGGCTCAATGCATATTTAGAGCAAAGAGCCCCTTATTGGCAGACACAAATTAATTCACAGTAA
- a CDS encoding peptidylprolyl isomerase, with amino-acid sequence MFDIVNKNKTAVTVVLGLVSLGLVVGLGLSGYTAMDDESTPYLAKVGGYTITDRHLEEAIGNQAIPDNMKPMVLEQLVRQRLLQDRAIALKLAAPDQLVRNAIMQIPAFQVDGQFNDQRYQEILASQQMTPAIFEEKMRQDIVMRQLMDGFVQTGFVSNAAMQQLNQLMAEKREVATATISAEQYLPQVTVSDAEVKKYFDAHQADYKKPEMVKVEYLLLSQSDLAAAQTVSDAEVEKYFAEHKQELAKEERRASHILIAVDKSAKAADKTAARKQAEEILAQVKANPARFAELAKQKSQDPGSAVNGGDLGFFAKGMMVKPFDEVAFKLNKGEISNLVETDFGFHIIQLNDVKSTSLADVKPSVVEKLKQQKTQSQFPAQIEKFTELVYQQSNSLKPTADALKLAVKQSDWLTRSNAADPLLGNPKMIEAIYSDDVLKAKHNSEALELAPGQWVSARVLEYKPASTQSLLEVTPMITAKLKQEKALALAQADGAKKLAALQAGQVENLAWGPAQAFTRVAVEGVSDANLKAIFKANTSKLPAYVGGAVPGRGYVIYKVIKAIDAPALSAEDQFRMQENLAKMYGQVEMSAFIDAIRKDVKVKYQAKPKAE; translated from the coding sequence ATGTTTGATATTGTAAATAAGAATAAAACCGCAGTGACCGTGGTACTAGGTTTGGTCTCTTTGGGGTTGGTAGTTGGTTTGGGGCTTTCTGGTTACACCGCAATGGATGATGAAAGCACGCCTTATTTAGCTAAAGTAGGCGGCTATACGATTACTGATCGACATCTTGAAGAGGCTATTGGTAATCAGGCCATTCCGGATAATATGAAACCGATGGTGCTTGAGCAGTTAGTTCGCCAGCGTTTACTACAAGATCGGGCAATAGCGCTTAAATTAGCTGCGCCAGATCAATTGGTTCGTAATGCCATTATGCAAATTCCTGCATTTCAAGTTGATGGCCAATTTAATGATCAACGTTATCAGGAAATATTAGCTTCTCAACAAATGACTCCGGCTATTTTTGAAGAAAAAATGCGCCAAGACATTGTTATGCGCCAGTTGATGGATGGCTTTGTGCAAACTGGTTTTGTGTCAAATGCGGCGATGCAGCAGCTCAATCAATTGATGGCTGAAAAGCGTGAAGTGGCGACGGCAACAATTTCTGCCGAGCAATATTTGCCACAAGTGACGGTTTCTGATGCAGAAGTTAAAAAATATTTCGATGCTCACCAAGCCGACTACAAAAAACCAGAAATGGTCAAAGTTGAGTATTTGTTGTTGTCACAAAGTGATTTAGCGGCAGCGCAAACGGTGAGTGACGCAGAGGTTGAAAAATACTTTGCCGAACACAAACAAGAGCTGGCCAAGGAAGAACGTCGCGCTAGCCATATTTTGATTGCGGTTGATAAGAGCGCGAAAGCGGCCGATAAAACGGCTGCACGTAAACAAGCGGAAGAAATTTTAGCGCAAGTGAAAGCCAATCCGGCTCGCTTTGCTGAATTGGCCAAGCAAAAATCACAAGATCCAGGCTCAGCCGTTAATGGTGGCGATCTTGGCTTTTTTGCCAAAGGGATGATGGTTAAACCATTTGATGAGGTTGCTTTTAAATTAAATAAAGGCGAAATCAGTAATTTGGTAGAAACGGATTTTGGTTTTCACATTATTCAACTCAATGACGTGAAGTCAACATCGCTGGCTGATGTAAAACCGAGTGTGGTTGAGAAGTTAAAACAACAAAAAACTCAAAGTCAATTTCCTGCTCAAATTGAGAAATTCACCGAGTTGGTGTACCAGCAATCAAACAGCTTAAAACCAACGGCTGATGCATTGAAATTAGCGGTGAAACAAAGTGATTGGTTGACGCGTTCAAATGCGGCAGACCCTTTGCTGGGTAATCCGAAAATGATTGAGGCGATTTATTCAGATGATGTATTGAAGGCGAAACATAATTCTGAAGCTTTAGAGTTGGCGCCGGGTCAATGGGTATCGGCACGAGTTTTGGAATATAAACCAGCGAGCACTCAATCATTGCTTGAAGTTACGCCTATGATTACGGCAAAACTTAAGCAAGAAAAAGCCCTTGCTTTAGCACAAGCCGATGGCGCTAAGAAATTAGCGGCTTTGCAAGCGGGACAGGTTGAAAATCTAGCTTGGGGACCAGCGCAAGCCTTTACTCGGGTCGCCGTAGAGGGCGTCTCTGATGCCAACTTGAAGGCGATCTTTAAAGCCAATACCAGCAAATTACCTGCATATGTGGGTGGGGCTGTTCCTGGTCGTGGCTATGTGATTTATAAAGTGATTAAAGCCATTGATGCACCGGCCTTATCTGCAGAAGATCAGTTCCGTATGCAAGAGAATTTAGCCAAAATGTATGGCCAAGTTGAAATGTCGGCCTTTATTGATGCGATTCGTAAAGATGTAAAAGTGAAGTATCAAGCAAAGCCTAAAGCAGAATAA
- a CDS encoding HU family DNA-binding protein: MNKSELIDAIAESAGLSKAAAGKALDATIEAISGALKGGDEVTLVGFGSFYVSEREERTGRNPRTGESITIAAAKQPKFRAGKSLKDAVQ; the protein is encoded by the coding sequence GTGAATAAATCTGAACTCATCGATGCAATCGCTGAATCTGCTGGCTTATCAAAAGCCGCTGCTGGTAAAGCGCTGGATGCAACTATTGAAGCTATTTCTGGTGCACTGAAAGGTGGCGACGAAGTAACTTTAGTTGGCTTTGGTTCGTTTTATGTGTCTGAGCGTGAAGAGCGCACAGGCCGCAATCCACGTACTGGCGAAAGCATCACGATTGCAGCGGCAAAGCAGCCTAAATTCCGTGCTGGTAAGTCACTGAAAGACGCTGTTCAATAA
- the lon gene encoding endopeptidase La: MSEHQLLPVESTSFPMLPLRDVVVFPHMVIPLFVGRPKSIKALEAAMEGNKHVLLVAQKNAAKDEPSMADLYPIGTVATVLQLLKLPDGTVKVLVEGLQRAVVESLEDQDGFYQAIATPQLLADESNHEAEGMRRALLTQFDQYVKLNKKIPPEILTSLAGIETAGRLADTVAAHLPLKLEQKQAVLEMDDVATRMDHLLKQLESELDILQVEKRIRGRVKRQMEKSQREYYLNEQVKAIQKELGELDESADLDELEKKIKNAGMSKEAKDKTEAELKKLRMMSPMSAEATVVRNYVDTMLALPWKKKTKISKDLAAAETVLDADHYGLDKVKERIVEYLAVQTRVEKLKAPILCLVGPPGVGKTSLGESIARATNRKFVRMALGGVRDEAEIRGHRRTYIGSMPGKILQSMSKVGVKNPLFLLDEVDKIGSDMRGDPSSALLEVLDPEQNHSFSDHYLEVDYDLSDVMFVATANSLNIPAPLLDRMEIIRLSGYTEDEKVNIALKYLVPKQMKNNGVADGELLIADTAVRDIIRYYTREAGVRSLDREIAKICRKVVKALLMKPSDKKITVASKNLDKYLGVHRFEYGVAELKNQIGQVTGLAWTEVGGELLTIEAVKLPGKGKMIQTGQLGDVMQESIQAALSVVRSRAVSLGIDPEFYQKNDMHIHLPEGATPKDGPSAGIGLATALTSVLTGIPVRCDVAMTGEITLRGEVLPIGGLKEKLLAAHRGGIKQVLIPEGNVKDLAEIPDNVKRGLAIHSVKWFDDVLAHALERMPEAAAVIAVEVPVIEGTEAPQPSIKH, from the coding sequence ATGTCTGAGCATCAATTACTACCGGTTGAATCTACTTCGTTCCCAATGTTGCCATTGCGTGACGTCGTAGTATTCCCACATATGGTTATTCCGTTGTTTGTGGGCCGTCCTAAGTCGATCAAAGCACTTGAAGCGGCAATGGAAGGCAATAAGCATGTTTTATTAGTGGCACAAAAAAATGCTGCTAAAGATGAACCGTCGATGGCCGATTTGTACCCGATTGGTACTGTTGCAACTGTTTTGCAATTATTAAAACTGCCCGATGGTACGGTTAAGGTTTTGGTCGAAGGTCTGCAACGCGCAGTAGTCGAGTCTTTAGAAGATCAAGATGGCTTTTATCAAGCAATAGCAACTCCTCAGCTATTGGCCGATGAAAGTAATCATGAAGCTGAAGGTATGCGCCGTGCTTTGTTGACGCAATTTGATCAATACGTCAAATTGAATAAAAAAATTCCACCGGAAATTTTAACTTCATTGGCTGGTATTGAAACGGCTGGGCGTTTAGCCGATACCGTTGCAGCTCATCTACCGTTGAAATTAGAGCAAAAGCAAGCTGTACTGGAAATGGACGACGTGGCAACACGTATGGATCATTTGCTCAAGCAGCTTGAGTCTGAGCTAGATATCTTGCAGGTAGAAAAACGTATTCGTGGCCGTGTGAAACGGCAAATGGAAAAAAGCCAGCGTGAATATTATTTAAACGAACAAGTTAAAGCGATTCAAAAAGAGCTCGGTGAGCTTGATGAAAGTGCTGACTTGGACGAGTTAGAAAAGAAAATAAAAAATGCGGGTATGAGTAAAGAAGCGAAGGATAAAACCGAAGCTGAACTCAAAAAACTCCGCATGATGTCGCCGATGTCAGCTGAAGCGACTGTGGTGCGCAATTACGTTGACACCATGTTGGCGTTACCTTGGAAAAAGAAAACCAAAATTAGTAAAGATTTGGCCGCAGCAGAAACGGTTTTAGATGCGGATCACTATGGTTTGGATAAGGTTAAAGAGCGAATCGTTGAATATTTGGCGGTGCAAACCCGCGTCGAAAAATTAAAAGCGCCGATTTTGTGCTTGGTTGGCCCACCAGGCGTAGGTAAAACCAGCTTGGGTGAAAGTATTGCACGGGCGACCAATCGTAAGTTTGTTCGTATGGCTTTGGGTGGTGTTCGTGATGAGGCTGAAATCCGCGGTCATCGCCGGACTTATATTGGCTCAATGCCAGGTAAAATTTTACAAAGCATGAGTAAAGTTGGTGTAAAAAACCCACTATTTTTACTCGATGAAGTCGATAAAATTGGTAGCGATATGCGGGGTGATCCGTCCTCTGCATTACTTGAAGTATTAGATCCAGAGCAAAATCACTCATTTAGCGATCATTATCTTGAAGTGGATTATGATTTATCTGATGTGATGTTTGTGGCGACGGCCAATTCACTGAATATTCCAGCGCCATTATTGGATCGGATGGAGATTATTCGTTTGTCGGGTTACACCGAGGACGAGAAAGTCAATATTGCGTTGAAATATCTCGTGCCTAAGCAAATGAAAAACAACGGCGTTGCTGACGGCGAGTTATTGATTGCGGATACCGCAGTGCGTGACATTATTCGTTATTACACGCGTGAAGCCGGTGTACGTAGTTTGGATCGTGAAATCGCTAAAATCTGCCGTAAAGTGGTTAAAGCGTTGCTCATGAAGCCAAGCGATAAGAAAATCACGGTAGCCAGTAAAAACCTAGATAAATATCTCGGTGTGCATCGCTTTGAATATGGTGTTGCTGAATTAAAAAATCAGATCGGGCAAGTGACCGGTTTGGCGTGGACTGAAGTAGGCGGTGAGTTGCTTACCATTGAAGCGGTCAAATTACCGGGTAAAGGTAAAATGATACAAACAGGTCAACTGGGCGATGTGATGCAAGAATCAATACAGGCCGCATTGTCTGTTGTACGTAGCCGTGCAGTGAGCTTGGGGATTGATCCTGAGTTTTACCAAAAAAATGATATGCATATTCATTTGCCTGAAGGTGCTACACCAAAAGATGGACCTTCGGCAGGTATTGGCTTGGCAACCGCATTAACATCAGTGTTGACGGGTATACCTGTTCGTTGTGATGTCGCAATGACGGGTGAAATTACTTTACGTGGTGAAGTTTTACCGATTGGCGGTTTGAAAGAAAAATTACTCGCAGCGCATCGTGGCGGGATTAAACAAGTCTTGATTCCCGAGGGAAATGTCAAAGATTTGGCTGAAATTCCCGACAATGTGAAGCGAGGGCTTGCTATTCATTCCGTCAAATGGTTTGATGACGTATTGGCGCATGCTTTAGAGCGTATGCCTGAGGCTGCGGCTGTTATTGCTGTGGAAGTTCCGGTCATTGAAGGAACTGAAGCACCGCAACCAAGCATTAAACATTAA
- the clpX gene encoding ATP-dependent Clp protease ATP-binding subunit ClpX, with protein sequence MSDKEKLLYCSFCGKSQHEVKKLIAGPQVFICNECIDLCNDVIQEEVTDLTADSITTGEGKRLPKPTEIRDELNQYVVGQERAKKILSVAVYNHYKRLSTKGRAGNDVELAKSNILLIGPTGSGKTLLAQTMAKLLDVPFVIADATTLTEAGYVGEDVEHIIAKLLAQCDNDVEKAQRGIVYLDEVDKIARKSENPSITRDVSGEGVQQALLKLIEGTVASVPPSGGRKHPNQDLPKVDTTNILFICGGAFEGLDKIIRNRSVKGGIGFGAEVKSKDERKNIGELLHEVEPDDLIRFGLIPEFVGRLPVVATLAELDEAALVTILTEPKNALIKQYQKLFEMENVELEIGTDALAAIAHKAMERKTGARGLRSIVEQTLLDTMFELPVMEGIAKVVVSKEVITAAAKPEFIAAAPQIDTASK encoded by the coding sequence ATGTCTGATAAAGAAAAATTATTGTATTGTTCCTTCTGCGGCAAAAGTCAGCATGAAGTAAAAAAATTGATCGCAGGTCCGCAAGTCTTTATTTGTAATGAGTGTATTGATTTGTGTAATGACGTCATTCAAGAAGAAGTGACGGATTTAACCGCTGATTCAATCACTACCGGCGAAGGTAAGCGTTTACCTAAACCAACAGAAATTCGTGATGAGCTCAATCAGTATGTTGTGGGCCAAGAGCGAGCCAAAAAGATTTTATCGGTTGCGGTTTACAATCATTACAAACGTTTGTCGACCAAAGGTCGTGCGGGTAATGACGTTGAGTTGGCTAAATCGAATATTCTGCTTATTGGTCCAACTGGCTCGGGTAAAACCTTGCTGGCACAAACCATGGCTAAATTGCTTGACGTGCCATTTGTGATTGCTGATGCAACTACGCTGACTGAAGCTGGCTATGTGGGTGAAGACGTTGAGCACATTATCGCCAAGCTCTTAGCGCAGTGCGATAACGACGTTGAGAAAGCGCAGCGCGGCATTGTTTACCTCGATGAGGTGGATAAAATTGCGCGTAAATCTGAAAACCCATCCATCACTCGCGATGTGTCGGGTGAGGGTGTTCAGCAAGCATTGTTGAAATTAATCGAAGGCACCGTGGCTTCTGTTCCACCGAGTGGCGGTCGTAAGCACCCAAATCAAGATTTACCTAAAGTTGATACCACCAATATTTTATTTATTTGTGGTGGCGCGTTTGAAGGTTTGGATAAAATTATCCGTAACCGTTCAGTTAAGGGTGGTATTGGTTTTGGCGCTGAAGTTAAAAGCAAAGACGAACGTAAAAACATCGGTGAATTGCTGCATGAAGTTGAGCCCGATGATTTGATTCGTTTTGGTTTGATTCCAGAGTTTGTTGGACGCTTGCCGGTTGTTGCCACATTGGCTGAACTCGATGAGGCGGCATTGGTCACCATTCTGACTGAGCCAAAAAATGCCTTAATCAAGCAATATCAAAAATTGTTTGAAATGGAAAATGTTGAGCTAGAGATTGGCACTGACGCTTTAGCGGCGATTGCACACAAGGCGATGGAGCGCAAAACTGGCGCGCGTGGTTTGCGTTCAATCGTTGAGCAAACATTGCTTGATACGATGTTTGAGCTGCCTGTGATGGAAGGTATTGCAAAGGTTGTTGTGAGCAAAGAAGTAATTACTGCCGCAGCAAAACCTGAGTTTATTGCCGCTGCACCGCAAATTGATACAGCTAGCAAATAA